One Solanum pennellii chromosome 9, SPENNV200 DNA segment encodes these proteins:
- the LOC107029472 gene encoding tropinone reductase homolog, whose product MAEKNESNNSEDGRWTLQGKTALVTGGTKGIGHAIVEELAGFGATVYTCCRNQEQLDECLEKWRGKGYKVEGCVCDLTLRSQREMLMEKVINFFQGKLNILINNAGILIVKPATEFTEEDYSILMKTNFEASHHISQIAHPILKASESGSIVFISSVLGFVAFLASSIFSATKGAMNQLTGSLAYEWAKDNIRVNAVAPWIINTPLIEAAKKDSLTKEHIERSISRTPICRAGEPKEVSAMVAFLCFPAASYITGQVICVDGGLTINGSY is encoded by the exons ATGGCAGAAAAAAATGAATCCAATAATAGTGAAGATGGAAGGTGGACTCTTCAAGGGAAAACTGCCCTTGTTACTGGAGGCACTAAAGGCATAGG gCATGCCATAGTAGAAGAATTAGCTGGATTTGGTGCCACAGTTTATACATGTTGTAGAAACCAAGAACAACTTGATGAGTGTTTAGAGAAATGGAGAGGCAAAGGTTACAAAGTAGAAGGATGTGTGTGTGATTTGACTTTGAGATCCCAAAGAGAGATGCTTATGGAGAAGGTTATCAATTTTTTCCAAGGAAAACTCAACATTCTa ataaataatGCAGGTATACTAATAGTTAAGCCAGCTACAGAGTTCACTGAGGAGGATTACTCTATTCTTATGAAAACCAATTTTGAAGCTTCTCACCACATCTCCCAAATTGCACACCCAATTTTGAAGGCCTCAGAAAGTGGTAGCATTGTCTTCATCTCTTCTGTTCTTGGGTTTGTGGCATTTCTAGCAAGTTCCATCTTTTCAGCAACTAAAG GTGCAATGAATCAACTTACAGGGAGTTTGGCTTACGAATGGGCTAAAGATAATATTCGAGTGAACGCAGTAGCACCTTGGATTATAAACACACCCCTCATCGAAGCAGCAAAG AAAGATTCATTAACTAAAGAACATATTGAAAGAAGTATTAGTAGAACACCAATTTGTAGAGCTGGTGAACCAAAAGAAGTTTCAGCAATGGTGGCATTTCTTTGTTTCCCAGCTGCTTCATATATTACTGGTCAAGTTATATGTGTTGATGGTGGACTCACAATTAATGgttcttattaa
- the LOC107029382 gene encoding tropinone reductase homolog, whose translation MAEKNESNNSEDGRWTLQGKTALVTGGTKGIGHAIVEELAGFGAIVYTCGRNQEQLDDCLEKWRGKGYKVEGCVCDLTLRSQRVMLMEKVINFFQGKLNILINNAGILIVKPATEFTEDDYSILMKTNFEASHHISQIAHPILKASESGNIVFISSIAGLVALPTNSIYAATKGAMNQLTRSLAYEWAKDNIRVNAVAPWIINTPLIEAAKKDSLTKERIERSISRTPICRAGEPKEVSAMVAFLCFPAASYITGQVICVDGGLTINGSY comes from the exons ATGGCAGAAAAAAATGAATCCAATAATAGTGAAGATGGAAGGTGGACTCTTCAAGGGAAAACTGCCCTTGTTACCGGAGGCACTAAAGGCATAGG gCATGCCATAGTAGAAGAATTAGCTGGATTTGGTGCCATAGTTTATACATGTGGTAGAAATCAAGAACAACTTGATGATTGTTTAGAGAAATGGAGAGGCAAAGGTTACAAAGTAGAAGGATGTGTATGTGATTTGACTTTGAGATCCCAAAGAGTAATGCTTATGGAGAAGGTTATCAATTTTTTCCAAGGAAAACTCAACATTCTa ataaaTAATGCAGGTATACTAATAGTTAAGCCAGCTACAGAGTTCACTGAGGATGATTATTCTATTCTTATGAAAACCAATTTTGAAGCTTCTCACCACATCTCCCAAATTGCACACCCAATTTTGAAGGCCTCAGAAAGTGGAAACATTGTCTTCATCTCTTCTATTGCTGGGCTTGTGGCATTGCCAACAAATTCCATCTATGCAGCAACTAAAG GTGCAATGAATCAACTTACAAGGAGTTTGGCTTACGAATGGGCTAAAGATAATATTCGAGTGAACGCAGTAGCACCTTGGATTATAAACACACCCCTCATTGAAGCAGCAAAG AAAGATTCATTAACTAAAGAACGTATTGAAAGAAGTATTAGTAGAACACCAATTTGCAGAGCTGGTGAACCAAAAGAAGTTTCAGCAATGGTGGCATTTCTTTGTTTCCCAGCTGCTTCATATATTACTGGTCAAGTTATATGTGTTGATGGTGGACTCACAATTAATGgttcttattaa